TGAAACCATTATTAAtacgatatatattttttttaatttcgaaaactaaatttattagttaaaaaaaaaacatgcaaaATCACGTATTCTTAATCGCCACTCCAGGAATCGGCCTTCTAACCCCAACCGTCGAATTTGCTCGCCGCCTAATTAACCGTTATCCCAACCGTCTAACCGCCACAGTACTCCTAATCCCGGTCCCACAATGGCCCACCATCCATTCCTACATCCAATCACTCCACGCCACGTCATCACCATCACTTAACTTCCTCCTCCTCCCTTTTGTGGAGCCACCCTCACCCGATCAATTCCCCTCTTACGTGGCCAATATAACTGCGCTTGTTGACCAGCAAAAAGTCAACATAAGAAACGCGATTGTTTCCGAGTCAAAAAAACGACGAGTCGTCGGGCTGATCGTTGACTTGTTCTGTACTTTCGCTGCTGACGTGGCAAACGACTTAGATGTTCCTTCTTACCTATTTTACCCTTCTCCCGCGGCTTTTCTCAGCTACGAACTCGAGTTGCCGATTTCGAACTCGAATCTCACTTCTGACGAGTCACTCACTGAGTTAACTCTTCGTGGGTTTGCTAACTCGGTTCCTCGACGAGTTCTTCTCCGGTCGGAGATGGAGCGGTGTAAAAATGGTGGGTTTTCTGTCCATGTGGACCATGCTTGTAAATTTACCCAAATGAAGGGTATTATTGTAAATACAGTGCAAGAGTTGGAACCTTTCGCTTTGGACTCGCTCGTGTCCAATGGAGCCCCGAAGATTTTTCCTATTGGGCCTGTTTTGAATCTAAACGGGTCGGGTGAATGGAATTTAAATGGAGCCCCGAAAGAGAGAGTGATTAGCTGGCTCGATAACCAACCCAAATCTTCAGTGGTATTCTTGTGTTTTGGAAGTTGGGGTAATTTAAGTGGGCCTCAAGTGAATGAGATTGCAATTGGGCTTGAACGATCTGGGCTTCGATTCTTATGGGCCTTGCGTAAGCCGTCTAAGTCTGAAATAAATCCTTCAATTgacttttcaaattttgaaggAGTATTACCCAATAGATTCTTGGAACGAACGGCTAAGATTGGCTTGGTGTGTGGATGGGTCCCGCAAATGACTATCCTCACACACCAAGCCATCGGAGGGTTCGTGTCTCATTGTGGTTGGAACTCAACTCTCGAAAGCTTATGGTGCGGTGTGCCACTTGCCACGTGGCCAGTTTTCGCTGAGCAACATATGAATGCTTTTCTAATAGCGAAAGAGTTGGGATTATCGAGTGAGATTAGGTTGGATTATGAAGACGGTGTCGATTTGGTTTCGGCCGAGGAGGTTGAGAAAGGAGTAAAGAAGTTGATGGAGAGTGATAACATTTTGAGGGTAAGAGTAAAAGATATGAGAGATAAATGTAGGGTAGCCATGGAAGAAAATGGATCTTCTTACTCATTTTTGGGTGATTTGGTTGAGGAATTAACATCACATAATTgatgtttaatttaaatttacaaCTACATACTAatttatgttatataaaatCAATGCATGTCAATTGTTGTTCATTAATTTATGTCTTCCATTTGgtcattttagtaaaattttcaTTGGAAAATATGAGAGTTTTGCATTCTTTGAAGATTGTTTGGTGTAGTAACTAAATGTTACACAAAAATGTCAAATATGTAAGTAGTCCATCCACAGTAAAACTTCTACATCTAAGAAATCACTTACAATTAGAGTTGGGCTAAATTAAATACTTGATCTGACACATATTTGTCCATAATAAGAAATTGCCACTTTGGTGATAGATCAATAGTAATTGTACTAGGTGAAAACATACTTTTTCTATAATGTTCATTGAATATGAGAAAGAACAGAACATCTACATTTGGCTAAGTAGTTTGAGAATATACTCAAAAGCCAAAATATGTCGAGTCGTGTTTAGTTAaagcataaatatttaagttgaattctcgttgtaaaatgtaaaaattgaagagagatttaaaaaaaaaaaattaattgtactttttaataaatattagtaaaaaatttaagatatagtattttaaaaaaaaaatgtgggagctttctaaaatatagtattaaaACAATTAAGCTTCTTGGTGTCACAACAAGAGAGTTTAATCAAATAAccattaatttctattttattttattataatcacaATCAAACACAAATGTATATTGTTTCATCAATCTTTTATACgagtacatacaaatatatatatagagagaatatataatccaataTATAATAGTacttatagtatatatatataccttattaattataattaataatctacctaattaatttaataaggTCTTTCACCAACATAATTCCCCACAGGATCATAATTACAAGTAATGAAAACATCACCATCGTCACAAACAACTCTAGCACACCCAATCCTCCTAGTGCTCCGCCACACAACCTGCGTGTAATGCCCACACATCTGCCCCTCGGCGCAACTATTCGCCTCGTAATTGTAATACTTCTCCTCATCGGTCCACGCATCCACTGCGTTGCTCGGCGTCCAATCCGACCCGCTTCCCCAAAATATATTCTCACCTAACTTAAAATCCCCCTCGGGAAACGAGTGTTGTAATTTACAATCAGATCTTCTTTGTGAGGCCCACCACTGAGCGTACTTTTGGAGCTGCCCGTCCCACGCTAAGGGCAGCTCCCATTTCTTGGCACGTGCCAAGTTGTGCTCGAATAAAAACTCTAGTGACTCCCTTACGCAGCCCCAACATAACTGCTTCGAAACTCTGTATATCGTCTCGTTGTTAGGCATTACTGGTGCTTTTGTTGGGTATTGTTGTTTTTTGTTGGTTATTTGAGTTTGTTGGGCTATGCTGTtgttggtgatgatgatgagtaGTAGAGATGTGAAGAGAATGAAGAACAAATGGGGTTTGGCCATTTTGAGATTTGTGAATTGTGACACTCATTTTCTCAATCTCATTAGCTCttttatattacttttttttcttttttgaagaatctgttatttgaattttaccaattatatatatgtgtaaattaaatttttggATTTTATTCCTTATATTATAATAgatgtaaaattattttatgttgatcACCACCAACCACAACCACAAATAATAtcagaaaatgttttattaattattaggatggtttttttttttctttttttctatataagAAATAATATGTAGTGTGATGTGTTGGATGATTTTGATTGGTTGGTAAATGAGGAGAGGAGGGTTTTGATGGGGACGTAGGATTTGGAGGATTTTGCATGAGTACATGTGATTCGTATATAAAatgttaataatatatatgattgGATTTGGAAAGCTTTAAAGTTTCTTTCTTCTCGTGAAGGAAGATTTTGTGTTGCCCCGTGAGTTTTTCATGTTTGTATTATGGGACATTAGACCCCACCATATTGATCATTCCACAATGTGTGTGACACGTGTTACTTGCATACTATGAGAAAACATCAGGAAAGAGTATTAGAGTTAGtctcacattgctaatgtgtagAAATAAATTGTGACGTATAAGATGAATGGGCTACTCCTCCTATTGCTAATTGGTTTTGAAATAGAACCAATCCATCTTATTCTCAAATTCGCTAATGTGAATAGCAGTGTTTTCAAGTTACTTCGCAAGTTGTATTGGTCATAGCTTCAATGAATATTGAGAAACAATAGGCTATTTTTTTGACTTCCAAGAGACAAGAGAAGagcctaaaaaaatacaataaccaAAAATGGAACGCCTTGTATATATCCTGGCAGCCACCCTAGTCTGTGTCTGAGAAGAAAGACACGAGAACATTCTGAGGGGAAAGGATGGTTTCTGCATAAGCAGAGAGTTTTGTAGTTGTTTTGGATGAGAAAAAAATACCTTGACCCGGAGTAGCTTTAAGATATTGTAGAACCCTTTGATGTAGCATGTAAATGGGGTACTTGGGGAGAAGTTAGAAATTGACTCAACCTATTGACAGCATAAGTAATGTCGGGTCGAGTAATGGTTAAGTAGATAAGTTTGCCAATGAGGCTTCGATATGAAGTAGGATCGGATAAGAGCTCGCCTTGATCTTCAGTGAGTTTTAAATTTGGCTCCATAGGTGTGTAGGCTAGTTCTACACCAGTATAACCTATATCGGTGAGTAGTTGAAGTGTGAATGATTGTTGTGATATATTTATGCCTTCTTTAGAACGAGTATTTTCTAAGCCAAGGAAGAATCGTAATGAATCAATGTCCTTGAGTTTAAATTTGCTGTCTAAGGACTCTTTGAAGGAGGTGATGACAGTCGGGTTGTTGCTGGCAATTAATATATCGTCAACATAAATGAGGGCGGTAATAAAAGATGTTGATGTTTGCCTTATGAAGAGAGAATGATCTGATGGAGATTGTTTGAAACCATTATTGAGGAGTGTGTTCTCAATTTTTCATACCATTGGTGAGAGGCTTGTTTAAGGCCATATATACTCTTTTGTAATTTGCAAACGGAGTTGGGAGGACAAGGGTAACCAGTAGGAACTTTCATGTATACTTCTTCATGGAGGTCACCATGTAAGAAGGCATTATTGACATCTAATTGGTGGAGAGTCCAATCATTCATGGCTGCAAAATATCAATAgatcttttatttaaatagttttcctttaaattaaataattatttaataatatatttaattaataattaaaagataattcacttaatttaatttaaattatttaactcaataaaataattaaactaaattaatcATGAACATTTATATGTCACTCTACACGTGTAGAATAGTCCTACACGTGTGGGTCATATTTTAAGGTCCAAAATTAGTTTCTCAATTTTGtcacaaataattattatttattctgccaataaataataatggaTTAATTCTCATAAATCTCTCATTTCAcaaggattaaaataaatattattttctctaaaataatacattttctcttcaatttctttctttaatattattaaactaattaatataattttatccaataaaattaaatagttaaatactattaaatatacaatttataattgccataattaattaaaataataatttcacaaattactattttgcccttaaaaatttatttcccATGAAAATTAATTCTCACTCGAAAtccatttatcaaataaaaaatttccaTGTACAATGCTGTATAAATGTGACTCCGTGACCATGAACCTATATTTCAAagctcaaataaaaaaaaaaaaaaactaagattaccatAAATCTCATCagcaaattaatttcatttattaatttcattattattccactataaatatgaaattgTACTCTTTGAcaatatgaaattatatttatagaattGTTACTTGTAGTCAAttaatataatcaatataagtaCCTCTCTCTAATTATTACTTCATAATTAGATTTGGTTAACATACaattttacccttctaattatCTCTTAATTCTTTATGTACCATTAGTTCAATATGAACAGTTTATCTATAACTTATTATAGATTTAGATCCAACTGTTAGCACTCCCAGAATTAACATTATAATGGAACTAATATTCGATCCGTTAGGAAAGTTTGAATTCCATTATAGTATAACATGTTCCCAGCCACTCATGTTATTAAGCTCCCAAAacagaagttgtaagaatcatatTCTTTGAgaataactttaataagtgAATCAAAAAACTCAATGAACACAAACAGGAGTTCATGTATACTCAGGATTCAGGCTGATTTACTATTGATTATCATTGTGATATGATAAATTCTTTTGATAGTAAATGACAAGTTTGATGAAAGATGTGTTTATTACATATCGATCAAGTCATGCATAATCTAATTTATGTAACCTATTAAGTTttggttaattaggatttttaccccctgaactttgacatgtaccaaattatatcCCCTGAATTTTTCAGGTcattaaaaatttcccctaaacaattgagattgttggattcaaGGATTTtcgtctaatttcattcaattttgctAATATGACGATTGTccatatactaaattatgcctccgaacattaatatttacaaaatcatgccccctgGATTTTAACACGTACCGAATTGTGCCCTTAAATTTTCATCAACGTCACactttttttagtaaaattggacaaaagtccttaaatccaacaatctcaataatttgaaatgaatttttaacaaccaaaaaatttagaaagcacgagtacatatcaaagttcacaaggaaaaaatctaaattaatcttaaatttttttgCCATATTTATGTAacttaactttttcttttttaggtaATATGTAATCTAACTTTATTTTTACCATAAATATTATGTAAATagccttaaaataaaataaaaggaaaaataaatagtaataataataattattttccatTAAAACACTAAAACTCGCTGTGCCACTGATTGATTCAGCTCAATTTGAAAAACGGTTGGATTACGTTCTCGCACATGATCGCCGTCAATCCTCCTCCGCCGCCACTCAAATTCTCAGTTCACCGACCCGATTGCAACCCCAACCCGACCCGGTTACATCACCACCGCaacaaccaccaccaccatcgcTATCGCCGCTTTGACTGTTGCTTCGCCTTGAGCTCGCTGAGGCGATCGGGGAACCTCATGTTCCCCGGTAATTGGTCATGGCCGCCGGATTTCATCTACGGAAGGCGTGGTGGCTCGTCGTACAACCGAATCGAAGATGAGTTGAGAGCCGAAGCTAGTAGCAGCGTCGGCGGTGGTGAGGATGTTTATAATGATAGGGCTAAACCTGAGCATCTTGTTATTATGGTCAATGGAATTAATGGAAGGTATGACTGTAATTTGATTACACAAAATTTAATTGCACAGTTAGGAACCAAATTATGATATTCTTTGTTGTtgcttttaaataaattttcttgGATTAGTCAATGTGACCTTTGAAATTCAGGGGAAAATATTGAAAGAAAACTGTTACTTTCCAATTGGAACGCTTATGTACTATGTAGTAAGGCGTTTGGGTTGAATTGTTGGGCAAACGCCTTAACTTTAACAAAATTACTATCAAGTAGTGATGTCAATTTAACCTTTGAGGAAATGGGGCAGGACGGATCATTTGCTGTCTCTGAAAATATTAAACGAGGTTTAATgtctaatataaaaatatatatatattattaatatcaaTACTATTTACATATTTATGAACCCATAAACGggatttttcttttataattttgGATTATGATTgtatctcaattttttttatctaaaatatcaattttaactAAATGGGCCTGTTTGGATTCCACACTGCAACAGACCCCTGCCCTGTCCATCGGGGGAATGAAATGGGGTGGTGGGGTGGGGGATGAGGACGAGGCCTATTGACATAGCCATCACTACTTAAAAGGGTGTACTTGGTTAGTGTAAGAAGAGGTTTTTTCTCTGTTCTCAAGGCACATAAGTATTAACACCTTTGCATCTTTTCCATGTGGTTTTTATCATGCTTCCAATCACTTTAAAATAGTTATCTTTTTAGCAAACAGTGATTTTACCTCTTTAGTGCATTTTATCATGTTGCAAAGTAGTTAAGGAGCGATCCATGTTTTCAGTGATGCAGATTGGAGATATGCTGCAGGCCAATTTGTCGAGAGGCTTCCTGATAAAGTATTTGTACACTGTTAGTGCTTCTTCTCTTTTGTGGCTGATCAATTATTTATGCATTTGGTGATTCTCTTCTTCTCAGTGTATTTTCCAAGGAGTATATTTCAACTTAGTTCTTTGGGGAAATaagaaacaaaataatcttatcaagagaagagaaagaaaataaagaacaaAGGTGGAACCGTGGAAGGAAAATCCATTTGTCACTTCACTTCTATAAGAATACAAGAAAAATTAAACTGCATTCTCccattttcattttcttttgatAGCCAGTAGTCTTATCTCATTACACATCAGCCTTTTAGCTTTCACTTTAACAAAAGAAATATATTATTGAAGACTTCGTTATCATATCATGCTTTCATCTTTAAGAAATACCCATGACAAGACACTAATTTCTTCTTTGAAGTTCGATAGTTATCCAACCCTTTCAATGGAAGGTATTGTTTGAAATTAATATGCCCTAGAAGTAAGCGGCACACAAGGTTTAGGGATAAAGAAGTAATTTGCTTTATTTTGTGGATAACATATGTTTTTCTCCCTTTATATTTGAACTTTAAAATTAGTTGCTTATCTAACTTCCACGATGAAATTTCATCCTTATAAACCTCATTTTGTGCCATCTGAAATCCTTGAGTATCGCATGCCCTTTTTTTGTTTACCACTACACTTTTACATTAGTTACACTAAACAAGTATGCTATATGCTACAATACTTCTCATCATTAACTTATGCACAATATTTATCTCACATTGACTCAAGAGGGGTATCTTAGATGGCAAGTACTATGGTTTGCACTTATAAGATTGAGATTTGAGAAATATTGTAGGATTAGGTGAAgttaaaaatgtataaatttataatctatatatattatataatatgtgtATCTCACATTTATAAATGATACTCCTTTTGATACTGTTCTTAAAGAAAAATTGTGAACCACACCACTCTAGTTTCATATAACATTGTTCAAAACTCCATCATTATGTATTGTTTTccctttctttatttatttttcaatctaaATGACCTCCTATCTCAAAAATTGTCTTTCATGTCCGCATGCTCTATAATTTGTGATTTTCAAATCTCATTCTGTTGTGTTCTTGTCACTTGAGACTAATTCAAGTGGGGTTGGGTGCTGTGATCTCTCATGTTCCCACCCTCGTCCAAGAAAATGTGGAAGTAATATATTGATCTTTCCACTTTCCTTACCTAAATGGCAAAACCTTTAATTGTTATTGACATGCTTATTTCTTACCAAAATTGCAAAAGGTTCCTTATTACCATAATTGTATGTTTACAGGCAGTGCATGTAACTATGCAAAATTAACATTTGATGGTGTTGACACTATGGGTGAGAGGCTTGCTGAAGAGGTATTTTGGTAGTATATAGGCATTAATGACCTTGAAATCTCTAATATATGAATCTCGATATCTTGAATAACTTTGTTTCGATGATTGTCAATCAATATCATATGCccccctaattttttttaacaatatgAAAAAGTTTCTATTGTAAGTGCAGGTGTTGTCTGTTGTTTCTGAAAATCCTAGGATGCGGAAAATTTCCTTTGTAGCTCATTCTTTAGGGGGCCTTGTAGCAAGGTATGCTATCGGAAGTCTGTATAAATCTGTTCCAAAATCAGAGCCTTCATGTATAAATGGAAATCACTTAAATGAAGAAAACACAAACACTTTAATGCCTAGCCTTGGCCAATGCCAAGGTAAAATTGCTGGGTTGGAGCCCATGAACTTTGTAACCGTTGCAACTCCACATCTTGGTTCAATAGGACACAAACAGGTAGATTACTAAATGCCTCCCTTTAGTTTTACTTGCATTAGTGAATGCGAGCACATTTAAATGTGCAAATGTGTTACGATGCTTGTGCTGATGAATTTCATGTATGCATTTACATTAACGTGGTTGAATGAAATACTAAATTTTGGGGTAGTTTCGTGGATTAGAAGCTGTAAGTATTTTAAGCTTTATCCCTTTCTGATCTACCATGAGATTGAAATCTCTGGATTTAATTTATCTTAATCCCTTTTCATTTTCTCTAGCTGTAGGTGATATCTTATCTTCATCTGTAATTTTcctttttctaaattaaacaattctcttaaataaaagaaaaagacgTGGTCGGATAAAAAGAGTAAAAGTCGGGCAGTCACATTGACATGTGTAATGAATTTGTGTCTGCACTGCACTGTGTATGTGTCTTTTAGTGAATGTTGTGACATGAGTGTGAGTGCATTGACATGAACACAAAGAGGTAGTTTTATTCTATTATTATGATTGTTGGGGTAAGCCTTTTTCATCAATGATCTTTGACCATTTTGCAAGCATATAAAAACAACTGATTTTGGAACTCAgtagtgtttttttttctttcttacagcTACCCTTTCTTTGTGGTCTTTCTTTTCTTGAGAAAAGTGCTCCACAAACTGCACACTTGATTGTTGGGAGGTCAGGGAAGCATCTCTTCCTTACGGATAATGATGATAAAAAGCCCCTTCTACTAAGAATGGTTAATGACTGCGATGACCTAAAGTTCATGTTAGTGGTAGTATGAGTTTTTCACTTTGTCAATTTCTGTAACATTTGGGTCTGTTATGTAATTTGTGTTATATTATTGTTTGTTTCAGATCAGCATTACGTGTATTCAAACGTCGTGTGGCATATGCAAATGCAAATTATGATCGTATCCTTGTTCATTGATTCTGTTTTCAACTTGTGATTGACTGTTTTATGCACTAGTGTGATTTGGTCTGTCCTTGCATTTATAACTCTATGTTTTTCTTCACTCATCTAAAGACATGGTTGGTTGGAGAACATCATCCATAAGGCGTCAAAGTGAACTTCCAAAGGTAATTCCTTTTACAGTTGATGGATGTAATGTTCCACATGCATATAATTCCAAGCTAAACTTATTCTTTCCACACTTATTTCCAGTCAGATCAACTTGTTGTGTCTGATATAACATATCCACATATTGTACGTATTGAGCGAGAGAGCTCTCACTATGAGCATAATGGAGTGCCTTCAGAAGAGATGCTTGGTTGGGAAGGTTTGGGGATTCTTCTGCTATTCTCTTGCTGCATAATTACTGTAGTAGTTGTTTGATTTTTGTGCATCTTCTTGCCATTATGATTTGCTCAAGTATGGCTAGTACACTGATAAGACCTGATTTTCCGTTGTACAATAACAGTAGCTAAAACAAGAACAATAGAGAAAAATAGAGGAAACTTGTGTATATGTTGATATTAGAACCAGAGAATTAGAGACAATGTCCCTAGGCAATTCAAGAGGCTTAGGTCCTCTCCATGATGCAGAGAGTGCTTCACTCCAATCCTTGCATACTCACTTTATTCCCTTGCACAcctatttatactattttattcTACACTCAAAACTATCCTGAATACAATTAGTCATACACCctacaaatggtatttttggctgcaaatacaattttttttacttatataAACCTATATCACTATATAATTTTCTACTTTtgaattttgtgttattttaatGTTCTTTGTTCGTCAATCGGTTTATTTTGGTATGTAATGAGCACTTGTCTAATGTATATGTAGAGGAGATGATCAGAGGTCTCACTCAAGTATCTTGGGAGCGCGTAGATGTTAGCTTCCAAAAGAGCAGACAAAGATTCATTGCTCACAATACAATCCAGGCTAGTTCTGTATACTCttaatattatgcatgttttAATTTGCTTTGCTATTTGGACTTTCTTTTATCTCTTTTACATCTAATGATTTCAATTTGTAAAGATTAGTTATAGTAACATGCTTGCTTCTTGTGTATTTCTTTACTGAATGAAACTTGTCAAAATGACCTAAAAGTCTTGAAAAGTAAGAACTGAAGACACATTGATAAGTGATATATTTGTTTGAACTATTAATTGTGCTTATACATATTCTCTTTCATGTTACAGGTGAAGAGGTATTGGTTGAATTCCGATGGTGTTGACGTGGTTCGCCATATTATAGATAACTTCCTTCTATAGTGTCGTTTATAAGTTTTTTTGTCTTGTTTTTTTTATCCGATAGGTGGCTAATGGCGGTTACAGCTGCCGCTTTTTCCCCCTCTAGGAAACCTTTTTTTCTTTACGTATCTTGTAATTTGTTATCCAGTGATGTAGTATATTAAACCTTAACATAGAGACGTGAGAATGTCTTGTATTGCAACTTATTGCTTAACACCTCTCATGTGCAGATTTTTGTTTGTATTAGCTTTTCAGCCTGTAACTTTTTTGTTACTGAAGTATCACACAACCCTTCAGCTGAATTACATCTTATGCTGTTTCATTGTTTGAGTTTTGTATGCATTTAGTTAATGCCCATAACTCAACTCAGTCAAAAGAGAAGAGGAGaaaggaaaataaaaagaagCTTGTTTACATGACAGTTTTACTTCCACCAAGTTGTATGGATTTTCCTTTTCAAATTCTTGTTCGTTTAGTTAGATAATTTGATCAAACTGCGCATGGAGTAGCATGTCTATTTTGATATGAAAAAGTTGTGAAGAAATTTATTATCTTTTCTTCCTTATGTTGTTACTTTTTGTTTCATTTTCTTCTTGTGGAATGGACATATAGCAGTGAAAGAAGAATGCTCCATCACATGGGGTGCTGACAACCACCCAAAATTGATTTAAAGGTTTCTGGATGTACTTTGAACTGTttctttttccatttttttttttttttttttttgagagagaggCCTGAAGATGTTCCAGAAATGATATGCACATGTATATCTTATTTTCAAGTTCTTTACTTCACTAAAATTTTGTGCAAAGTATTTGTTGCAAAGATTTTCATCTTTAAAGCCCTTCAAATTGCTGAAGATGGTCTAATCCTGGAAAACTGCATCTTTATCAAGGTAAAGAACCTTAAGGGCTGGTATCATATATTTCTGCTCTTTTTTTTACATCTTAATGTcatgaataattataaataaatgtggTACTTTAGTAATCCTTCATATTGATAAAGATGTGATTGTAGTCATTGCTCTGATTTGTTGACCAAATGGGTGATTCTATTGATAAAGTTGTTTTTCACTTTTGAGAGAAAGCCTTGAAGCATGCCTATAATAGCTTCCTGGACATTTTGATTAAATCACTGAAATAGGATTTCTATAGGTGCCATAACTGTAtattttgattctcaacttGGAAATATGCTGCaagatttattaatttaaactata
This Cannabis sativa cultivar Pink pepper isolate KNU-18-1 chromosome 6, ASM2916894v1, whole genome shotgun sequence DNA region includes the following protein-coding sequences:
- the LOC115724626 gene encoding pathogenesis-related protein PR-1; this encodes MAKPHLFFILFTSLLLIIITNNSIAQQTQITNKKQQYPTKAPVMPNNETIYRVSKQLCWGCVRESLEFLFEHNLARAKKWELPLAWDGQLQKYAQWWASQRRSDCKLQHSFPEGDFKLGENIFWGSGSDWTPSNAVDAWTDEEKYYNYEANSCAEGQMCGHYTQVVWRSTRRIGCARVVCDDGDVFITCNYDPVGNYVGERPY
- the LOC115694870 gene encoding UDP-glycosyltransferase 43-like; translation: MQNHVFLIATPGIGLLTPTVEFARRLINRYPNRLTATVLLIPVPQWPTIHSYIQSLHATSSPSLNFLLLPFVEPPSPDQFPSYVANITALVDQQKVNIRNAIVSESKKRRVVGLIVDLFCTFAADVANDLDVPSYLFYPSPAAFLSYELELPISNSNLTSDESLTELTLRGFANSVPRRVLLRSEMERCKNGGFSVHVDHACKFTQMKGIIVNTVQELEPFALDSLVSNGAPKIFPIGPVLNLNGSGEWNLNGAPKERVISWLDNQPKSSVVFLCFGSWGNLSGPQVNEIAIGLERSGLRFLWALRKPSKSEINPSIDFSNFEGVLPNRFLERTAKIGLVCGWVPQMTILTHQAIGGFVSHCGWNSTLESLWCGVPLATWPVFAEQHMNAFLIAKELGLSSEIRLDYEDGVDLVSAEEVEKGVKKLMESDNILRVRVKDMRDKCRVAMEENGSSYSFLGDLVEELTSHN
- the LOC115725001 gene encoding uncharacterized protein LOC115725001; protein product: MIAVNPPPPPLKFSVHRPDCNPNPTRLHHHRNNHHHHRYRRFDCCFALSSLRRSGNLMFPGNWSWPPDFIYGRRGGSSYNRIEDELRAEASSSVGGGEDVYNDRAKPEHLVIMVNGINGSDADWRYAAGQFVERLPDKVFVHCSACNYAKLTFDGVDTMGERLAEEVLSVVSENPRMRKISFVAHSLGGLVARYAIGSLYKSVPKSEPSCINGNHLNEENTNTLMPSLGQCQGKIAGLEPMNFVTVATPHLGSIGHKQLPFLCGLSFLEKSAPQTAHLIVGRSGKHLFLTDNDDKKPLLLRMVNDCDDLKFISALRVFKRRVAYANANYDHMVGWRTSSIRRQSELPKSDQLVVSDITYPHIVRIERESSHYEHNGVPSEEMLGWEEEMIRGLTQVSWERVDVSFQKSRQRFIAHNTIQVKRYWLNSDGVDVVRHIIDNFLL